The Haloarcula sp. CBA1127 genomic interval CCAAGGGAGTGGCGCTTCTCACCGCCACTGCAGCGGCGTATCTCGGGATGCAGCTGTGGCTAGAGTCCGTGTTTCCCGACTCCTCTATGACGGCGACAGAGGGGGGCTTGCAGACGATTGTCCCCGGGGCACCTCTGCAGGCGTACGCGAGTGTCGTCCTCGCGCCCTTTGGCGCACAGGCACGGCCGCTGGGACTCGTCGTCGGGGCCGTGCTGGTCGCCGCCGTCCCGCTCAGTCTCGCCGCGACTGTGCGGTTCGAATCGTGGCTTCTCCAGCGCGAACCCGAAGCGGACCGCGACGAAACCGCACACGCCGACGAAAGCCGAGCCGTAGCCGCACCGTTTCGCGCCACGTCATCGACCCGGGTCGCCTGGCGGTACCTGCTCCGGACTCGTCGCGACCCCGCGATGCTGGCCCACCTGTTCCCGATTTTTATCGGCAGCCTGGGTATCCTGTCGACGGCTGTTACAGACCCCGATATGGTCCTGTGGTTGGCACCGGGGACAGCCGTTATCGTCGGGGCTGCCCTTGCTGGCGGTGCGTACTGTCTGAATCCGCTGGGTGACGACCGCGACCAGTTACCACTCGTGCTGACCAGCACCGGGTCGACCGCGATGTTGCTCCGCGGTCGCGCACTTGCCGGCCTCGCGCTTGGGATGCTGTTTGCTTGGGGTCTCGCCGTGCCACTCGAACTGGCCGATGGCTCTGGCACCCACACCGTTGCCGTGGTGCTCTTTGCACCCGTCCTGCTTCTGGCCGGCGCCGGGACGGCACTCGGGATGGGCGCGCTGTCACCGAAATTTAAACGGAATGAGTACCTCAACGTCGAGCGAGCCCACCCCTCGCTGATAGTCTCGATTGGTTATATGTTTGGGGCGATACCTGTCGGCATCACCGGACTGGTGTTGTTTCCCGCCGCGGTTGGCGACCCGTCAGCTGTCAATCTTACGGCAGTCAGCACCTATGTCCTCGTCATCGGAGCTATCAGTTGGGGCGGCTACGCCGCCGCTGTCCGCCGATTCGACCGGCTGACGCTCGATGACATCTAAGAAGTGGTGTGGCTGGGTGTCTGAAACCACAAGTCCGGCTGTTACTCGCTGGCGCTGACGACGTACGTGCCAGCAACGCGGTCGCCGAGGCGCTGTGCGTCGTCGCTCACGAACATGACGGCCGCTTCGACGAGGAGCCAACCGGCCATGAGAACGAGCGCGAAGACGAACCCGAATCCGCCGAGAACACCACCGAGCAGGAGCATGATCGGGAACGGGGCGAGCAGTACAGCCGTTCGGACCAGGCGGTCACGCTGGCTCGGCGGTGACCCGGTCTCGTCGACGACCGCGACGTTCTGGGACCGCTTCCCGACTGTCTCGTTGGTCTCGGCGTAGTAGCCGAAGTAGTAGACGAGTACTGCGCCGATTGCGAGCCAGAGGGCGAAGTTGATGACGATACCCAGAAGCCCCGCAGCCATCATTGACCCACTGCCCATCGCGCCCGGACTCTCGGGTGAGGCTGCGGCCATCGCGCCGACCGAGAGAACCGTGTTGAGAACGAACGTTACGAGCCACAGGCCGAACGCGACGGCGCTCAGGATGGCGAAATCGATGAGGTACGCGACGACTCGGTCGCCCCGTGCCTCGACCGCGTTTTCAGCGACAGTTGCTGCCATTGTTTTAAATCCCTTCTCGAAACTATTTAAAAAATGTTACGATGCCGTGACAACAGTTTACACCCTCTTTGCGCACTTGCGGCCACTACTCACGCTCGCCACGATAGCGGCCTGGGTCGTCCAGCGGCTCGATGGCGAACCCCAGCGCTTCGTAGAACGGCCGAACGTTCGCGTCGAACTCGGCGGTGACACAATCTCGCCGGCCGAGCGCGGCCTCGACGAGCGCCGTCCCGATGCCCTGGCCGCGGCGACGCCGACGGACAGCGACGGCCTCGATGTGGGTCCCGGCGAGTACGAGTGCACCAAGAACGCGCCCATCCGTCTCATTTTCACCGGACATTGCGACGAGCGTGCTACCGTCTTCAGCACCCGCTCGCACGGTTTCTACGGCTATCGAGAGGACCGCCCCGTCGAGGACGTTCATCACTGCGGGCACCTCGTCGGCCTTCGCTGTACGGACGTGCATAGCTGTGTTAGCGGATCGCTGTTCAGCGACTCACCCGCCTTTGATGAGCCTGACGACCCGAACGTGGTCGTGCTCGACGGGCTGGTCTGTCGGCACGTGCTCGCCGTCGACGAGGACTGACACCTCGTGGGGACTCAGATCGACCGGTGCGAGCAGGTCGCCGTAGGTCGCGTCCGCGTCCACCTCCAGTTCGTGGGTGTCTTCGCCGGCGATTTCGACGGTGACGTGCATACCCGGCTGTACTCCGCCGACGCACCTGAGACTGTCGACTCTCGCGGGGTTTAAGACCGGCCCACGCTTCCAATCGTCCATGAGTGAGGCCGAGTCCGAGTCGCGGGCGGGACGCGAGGAGGTCTGGATCGAGAAGTACCGCCCGCAGACGCTCGACGACGTGATGGGTCACGAGAATATCGTCGGGCGACTCAAGAGCTACGTCTCGCGCAACGACCTGAGCCATATGCTGTTTTCCGGGCCGGCAGGGACGGGGAAGACGACGTGTGCGACGGCCATCGCCCGTGAACTGTACGGCGACGACTGGCGCGAGCACTTCCTCGAACTGAACGCCTCCGACGAGCGTGGTATCGACGTGGTCCGGGACCGTATCAAGAACTTCGCCCGGACGAGCTTCGGCGGCGTCGAGTACCGTATCATCTTCCTCGACGAGGCCGACGCGCTGACCAGCGACGCCCAGTCGGCGCTGCGCCGGACGATGGAGCAGTTCTCGAACAACGTCCGCTTTATCCTCTCGTGTAACTACTCCAGCCAGATCATCGACCCGATCCAATCGCGCTGTGCGGTCTTCCGGTTCTCGCCGCTGGCAGACGACGCCGTTGCCGAGGAAATCCGAACCATCGCTGCCGAAGAAGACATTGAACTGACCGAAGACGGACTCGATGCGCTCGTCTACGCCGCCGACGGGGATATGCGGAAAGCCATCAACGGCCTGCAAGCCGCGTCTGTCAGCGGCGACACGGTCGACGAGTCGGCAGTGTACGCTATCACTTCGACGGCCCGCCCGGAAGAGATTCGGACGATGGTCCAGTCGGCGCTAGACGGCGACTTCACCGCCTCGCGGGCGACCCTCGATAGACTCCTGACCGAAGAGGGAATCGCGGGCGGCGACATCATCGACCAACTGCATCGCTCTATCTGGGAGTTCGATATTGACGATGAGGCAGCCGTCCGAGTGCTCGAACGCATCGGCGAAACCGATTATCGGATTACCCGTGGTGCGAACGAGCGCGTCCAACTGGAAGCGATGCTGGCCTCGCTCACACAGGACGAGTAAGGGTCTCATACCGCGCCACTCCAATTTCTCACACCTGATAACTGGCAGGTGAGCTTTATGATGAAAGGAGTCTAATAGTATCAACAACTGAAATGCAACGTTTACGACCATCTACGCAGGGGACGAGCGAGGACCGCGGACAGGTCGGGATCGGGACGCTCATCGTGTTTATCGCGATGGTGCTGGTCGCGGCAATCGCAGCGGGCGTGCTTATCAACACTGCGGGGTTCCTGCAGAGTTCCGCGCAGGCGACGGGCCAGCAGTCTAGCGATTCGACGACGAACCGAATTCAGGTCGTGGGCATGACCGGCGATCACTTCACCGGTAACAGCGAAGTCGGCGTGGTTGATATCGTTGTCAGGCGGGCACCAGGAGCAAGTAACGTCGATCTAGACAAGACGACGATCCAGTGGATTGGCCCAAGCGGGTCGTACTATCAACTCGCGGCTGGCGGCGCAGACGGTAACCCCGATGGTCGTTTCGCTGTTTCGACCGTGCAGGATAACGACGGCTCCCAACCAGTGCTCAACGACGTTGAAGACCGGTTCAGAATAACGCTTGACCTCGGTGCTGATAACTCGGTTGGCGCTGTGCCATTCGGTGAGGAACTGCCCGAAGGTGAGACTGCGACGTTGCGTATTACCTCGCCAGCGGGCGGGATGACGACCGAGGAAGTCGTCGTGCCGAAGACCCTCTCCGGGGAATCTTCAGTCACGCTCTGACGGCCAGCGATATCGCCGGCCCCTTCGGAACAGTTTTAGGCGAACGTGGGCCAACTGAACACCAATGAGCGACCTCGATGAGGCCTACCAACTCGACTACTTCGAAGAGGAAGGCTTCCACAGACAGGAGTGTGCCTCCTGTGGCGATATGTTCTGGTCCCGTGTCAAGCGCGAGACCTGCGGCGAACCGCCGTGTGCGGAGTACGACTTCATCGACAACCCCGGCTTCGACGAGTCCCACTCGCTGACGGAGATGCGCGAGGCGTTCCTCTCCTTCTTCGAGGACCGTGATCACGACCGCATCGATCCGTATCCGGTCGCAGCGAACCGCTGGCGCGACGATGTGTTGTTGACCCAGGCATCTATCTACGACTTCCAGCCGCTGGTCACCTCGGGGACGACGCCGCCGCCGGCGAACCCGCTGTGTATCAGCCAGCCCTGCATCCGGATGCAGGACATCGACAACGTTGGGAAGACCGGCCGGCACACGATGGCCTTCGAGATGATGGCCCACCACGCGTTTAACGCGCGTGAGGACATCGAAGACCCCGAGCAGTACGCCTACGAGGGTGAGGTGTACTGGAAGGACGAAACCGTCCAGTACTGTGACGAACTGTTCGAGGAAATGGGGGCGAATCTGGACGAAATCGTCTATATCGAGGACCCGTGGGTCGGCGGCGGCAACGCCGGCCCAGCCATCGAGGTCATCTACCGCGGGGCCGAACTCGCAACGCTCGTCTTCATGTCCATGGAGCAGGACCCTGAGGGCGAATACGAGATGAAAGACGGCAACCGGTACTCGCCGATGGACACCTACATCGTCGACACCGGCTACGGGCTCGAACGCTGGACCTGGATGAGCCAGGGGACGCCGACGGTGTACGAGGCCGTCTACCCCGACATGATCGCCTTCCTCAAGGACAACGCCGGCATCGAACTCACCGACGAGGAAGAGCGAATCGTCCACGAGGCCGCGAAGCTCGCGGGCCGGATGGACATCGACGAGGCCGAAGACATTGAAGCCGAACGGGACACCATCGCTGCCGAGGTCGGCGTCGAGGTTGAGGAGATGCGGGACCTGATGGCACCACTTGAGGACATCTACGCCATCGCCGACCACTGCCGGACGCTCGCGTATATGCTCGGCGACGGCATCGTCCCGTCGAACGTCGGGACGGGCTATCTGGCCCGGATGGTGCTGCGCCGGACGAAGCGGCTGGTCGACGGCGTCGGCGTCGACGCGCCGCTGGACGAACTCGTCGATATGCAGGCCGAGCGCCTCGACTACGAGAACCGCGACACCATCCGCGATATCGTCCGCACCGAGGTCGAGAAGTACCGCGAGACGCTGGACCGCGGTGGCCGGCGCGTCCGCCAGCTGGCCGACGAGTACGCGGAAAAGGGCGAGCCCATTCCGACGTCGGAACTGGTCGAACTGTACGACTCCCACGGCATTCAGCCGGACATGGTCGAGGAAATCGCCGCCGAGAAAGGCGTCGCGGTCGACGTGCCCGACGACTTCTATGCGGTTGTCGCCCAGCGCCACGGCGGCGACGACACTGCCAGCGAGGAGTCACAGACGCCCTACGAGGACCGCCTCGAAGAACTGCCCGAGACTGACCGGCTCTACTACGAGGACCAGCAGCGGACCGAGTTCGAGGCCGTCGTGCTCGAGGTGTTCGACCGCGACGACGACAACTACGACGTGGTGCTCGACCAGACCATGTTCTACCCCGAAGGCGGTGGCCAGCCGCCGGACGAGGGGACGCTGTCGACCGATGACGTCTCCGCCGAGGTGACCGACGTCCAGCAGTACGGCGACGTCATCGTCCACACCTGCGACGACGACCCCGGCAAGGGTGAGTTCGTCCGCGGGCAGGTCGACGCGACCCGTCGCCAGCGCCTGATGCAGCACCACACGGCGACCCACATCGTCATCCACAGCGCCCGGCAGGTACTCGGCGAGCACGTCAGGCAGGCTGGTGCCCAGAAGGGTACCGACTCCGCCCGAATCGACATCCGCCACTACGAGTCGGTGAGCCGCGAGGAAGTCAAAGAGATTGAACGCCTCGCAAACGACATCATTCAGGACAACATCACCGTCTCACAGGAGTGGCCCGACCGCAACGATGCCGAGGAACGGTACGGCTTCGACCTCTACCAAGGCGGGATTCCGGCCGGCGAGAAGATCCGTCTCATCACCGTCGGCGACGACGTGCAGGCCTGTGGTGGCACCCACGTCGCTCGAACCGGCGACATCGGGGCTGTCAAGCTCCTGAACACCGAGCGGATTCAGGACGGCGTCATCCGCCTGACGTTTGCGGCGGGCAACGCAGCCATCGAGGCCACCCAGCGCACTGA includes:
- a CDS encoding RDD family protein, which translates into the protein MAATVAENAVEARGDRVVAYLIDFAILSAVAFGLWLVTFVLNTVLSVGAMAAASPESPGAMGSGSMMAAGLLGIVINFALWLAIGAVLVYYFGYYAETNETVGKRSQNVAVVDETGSPPSQRDRLVRTAVLLAPFPIMLLLGGVLGGFGFVFALVLMAGWLLVEAAVMFVSDDAQRLGDRVAGTYVVSASE
- a CDS encoding GNAT family N-acetyltransferase, translated to MHVRTAKADEVPAVMNVLDGAVLSIAVETVRAGAEDGSTLVAMSGENETDGRVLGALVLAGTHIEAVAVRRRRRGQGIGTALVEAALGRRDCVTAEFDANVRPFYEALGFAIEPLDDPGRYRGERE
- a CDS encoding ubiquitin-like small modifier protein 2 — translated: MHVTVEIAGEDTHELEVDADATYGDLLAPVDLSPHEVSVLVDGEHVPTDQPVEHDHVRVVRLIKGG
- a CDS encoding replication factor C small subunit; translation: MSEAESESRAGREEVWIEKYRPQTLDDVMGHENIVGRLKSYVSRNDLSHMLFSGPAGTGKTTCATAIARELYGDDWREHFLELNASDERGIDVVRDRIKNFARTSFGGVEYRIIFLDEADALTSDAQSALRRTMEQFSNNVRFILSCNYSSQIIDPIQSRCAVFRFSPLADDAVAEEIRTIAAEEDIELTEDGLDALVYAADGDMRKAINGLQAASVSGDTVDESAVYAITSTARPEEIRTMVQSALDGDFTASRATLDRLLTEEGIAGGDIIDQLHRSIWEFDIDDEAAVRVLERIGETDYRITRGANERVQLEAMLASLTQDE
- a CDS encoding archaellin/type IV pilin N-terminal domain-containing protein — protein: MQRLRPSTQGTSEDRGQVGIGTLIVFIAMVLVAAIAAGVLINTAGFLQSSAQATGQQSSDSTTNRIQVVGMTGDHFTGNSEVGVVDIVVRRAPGASNVDLDKTTIQWIGPSGSYYQLAAGGADGNPDGRFAVSTVQDNDGSQPVLNDVEDRFRITLDLGADNSVGAVPFGEELPEGETATLRITSPAGGMTTEEVVVPKTLSGESSVTL
- the alaS gene encoding alanine--tRNA ligase, which codes for MSDLDEAYQLDYFEEEGFHRQECASCGDMFWSRVKRETCGEPPCAEYDFIDNPGFDESHSLTEMREAFLSFFEDRDHDRIDPYPVAANRWRDDVLLTQASIYDFQPLVTSGTTPPPANPLCISQPCIRMQDIDNVGKTGRHTMAFEMMAHHAFNAREDIEDPEQYAYEGEVYWKDETVQYCDELFEEMGANLDEIVYIEDPWVGGGNAGPAIEVIYRGAELATLVFMSMEQDPEGEYEMKDGNRYSPMDTYIVDTGYGLERWTWMSQGTPTVYEAVYPDMIAFLKDNAGIELTDEEERIVHEAAKLAGRMDIDEAEDIEAERDTIAAEVGVEVEEMRDLMAPLEDIYAIADHCRTLAYMLGDGIVPSNVGTGYLARMVLRRTKRLVDGVGVDAPLDELVDMQAERLDYENRDTIRDIVRTEVEKYRETLDRGGRRVRQLADEYAEKGEPIPTSELVELYDSHGIQPDMVEEIAAEKGVAVDVPDDFYAVVAQRHGGDDTASEESQTPYEDRLEELPETDRLYYEDQQRTEFEAVVLEVFDRDDDNYDVVLDQTMFYPEGGGQPPDEGTLSTDDVSAEVTDVQQYGDVIVHTCDDDPGKGEFVRGQVDATRRQRLMQHHTATHIVIHSARQVLGEHVRQAGAQKGTDSARIDIRHYESVSREEVKEIERLANDIIQDNITVSQEWPDRNDAEERYGFDLYQGGIPAGEKIRLITVGDDVQACGGTHVARTGDIGAVKLLNTERIQDGVIRLTFAAGNAAIEATQRTEDALTEAADILDVAPDSVPETAERFFDEWKARGKEIEQLKEQLAEARASGGGDNEEVEVGEATAVVGRIDADMDELRAQANAIVEQGNIAVLGSGLDGAQFVVSVPDGVDVDAGEVVGELAGRVGGGGGGPPDFAQGGGPDADALDDALDDAPEILRTVANA